A stretch of DNA from Cygnus atratus isolate AKBS03 ecotype Queensland, Australia chromosome 6, CAtr_DNAZoo_HiC_assembly, whole genome shotgun sequence:
tcgCTCCTCTGCCCGCACCCTAAGGGGccgggctgctgcaggggccgCCCCGGACGTGGCGCAGTGATGGCAGTGCACGACCAcggcctcctgctgctgctgctgcttggcctGGCTGCACTGGCCCACCCGCCTCCCGTTGCTGCCCAGCCGCCGCCTGCTGCCCTCCGTGCCGGCCACACTGTCACCTCGCTgcccgccgctgctgctgcgccACGCACCCGGTGAGGAGCAGTCTGTCGTCCCTGGTCCACCCTCTGATGCAGTGCTTGCCACCCTGGCCCAGCCAGAGCTGTCCCTTGGGTGGGGGCCCCCTCCCTCACTGTCTCTGCTCATCCTGTGAAGCTATCAGAGGTGTGATAGTGCCCAGGGGGTACCCTGGGTCCCCCTCTGCAGTAGCTGGCAGCACCTCTGGGAGATGGGCTCCCGGGCACATAAAAGGCCTTCTTCACCCTATGGTTTTGTTTGGGTCGTGTCTGGAAGATCGTGCTGTCATAGCTGTCCTGCTCTGGATGCTGCCTGGGGTGTCAGCCCTTCTGGCTGCCAGCCCCAAgagctgtctgtctgtctttcctgTGACAAGTGACAGCCTTTCTCCCTCGTCCCATCTGAACAGGTCCTCCTGTGTCAGCATTCGAGTCACAGGAATTAGCCTGAGTGATGTGTCAGTTGTTTCATTGCCCTCGTCACACACAACATCGCTCTCAGGGTGTGCAAGACACTCAGGGCGTTCACTTCACGTCCCCTCTGAATCCTCCCTTGCCACAGGAGAGGCCTGTGACACAAGCTGCCGTGCTAACTGTCAGGAGGACCTCAACAAGAGGAGAGCCAGACAGGGGCATCgtgcctgctctgctggggcaTCTCATGGGGCCCTCTGCCCATGCAGCACATGCTGCTCGgccttctccttcttccactcCCTTCCATCGCCTGAATACCACAAACTCatgaaagaggaagaatttcCCACCCATTAGTCGTGCCACATGATTGCCTGAAGTTatgatgttgttttgttctttccagaTACCTTTTGTATGACGTAAATCCTCCTGAAGGGTTCAACCTTCGCAGAGATGTCTATATTCGTATCGCTTCACTTCTAAAGACTttgctgaaaagtgaaaattggGTGTTAGTTCTGCCTCCTTGGGGACGTCTTTATCACTGGCAGAGCCCAGACATTCTTCAGGTTCGAATCCCTTGGTCCGAGTTTTTTGATATCCCAAGCCTCAATAGGAACATCCCTGTCATTGAATATGAGCAATTCCTTGCAGGTAAAGTATGGAATAATACAATCTACAATTTACTAAACATTTGGTGATTCATTTCTATTGGCGCAATAAGTCACACATAGCTAGGTACCAGTAACAGGTTGCcacatctcttttccttttttataggGAAACGTGAGGGAGAGACTAGTGTCATGTTAGCATTTccagtatatttttaatgatgagTAATGCTACTTTGTACCTTTTATCGTGTTTTTCCATGCTTGtaaatactttgttttgcttcctgcttAGAGTCAGGTGGGCCCTTTATTGAACAGATTTATGTCCTGCAAAGCTACGCAGAAGGATGGAAAGAAGGAacatgggaggaaaaaatagatgagAGGCCTTGCATTGATCAGCTTATGTATTCCAAAGACAAGTATGAGTACTACAGGTAACATCTAGCAGccttttcaggttttttttcttgtatttatgaaaaaattgCCCACTTTAATGGAATAAACTTGTGTGGTTATTGTAGTATTGTCTGTGAATCTCTGGGTGCTTggagttaattttgtttttaaaaccccaTTAGTATCAAAATGTCATAGTGTTACTAGGAAATCTAATTTTAGGAAGTCATAATTTCATACAAAAACACTATAAAGGAGCTGTGGGGTTTATTTACCTTATATATCACCTTTCTAGGGTGTACTGctgatttgtttcattttatgtatGGCATTAATTTAAAGTACAAGCCTGtgaaacaaagcctttttttctgtttcaggggATGGTTCTGGGGTTATGAAGAAACACGGGGCCTAAATGTGTCTTGCTTGTCTGTCCAAGGATCTGCCTCTATTGTGGCTCCCAtccttttgaaaaatacctCAGCACAGTGAGTTGCTTTCTGTTACTATATATTGTTGTATCACATGCCCACAAGCCTATTGCCAGGTGGGAAGAACAAGAACTTACGGACTGCGTCCACTGTTGTGGCATTTCATCACTGAGTTGCGGTGGTCCATTAAAATCATTACAAAAGGAATTTGCACTCTAAAAGACACATAACTGTATGTTATGTTAAATGTTGCAGTTCTAACAACTAAGAAGAAATACCCTTGAGCTCTTCTTAATTCTTCTTTGTTCAGGTAGCTAAATGTACTTGTTACCCTGTGTTTAGCTCTTCTTCCTTTATGCTTCGATGCTGTGTCAAGAGGCAGTGAACAGAGCAGAATCAGTGTTTCCCAAGTCCTCATCTCAGATCATGAGGTGGTGCAGTGCCTGGTCTCATGTGATATCCATTCTCTGTAGTATAAGCTGGATTTATAGAAAGCAAGCAGCACGTTTTGTGTTTCTCCTCTGAGGTGCAGAGATGCCTCTAGAATGATCACAGGAAAGGGAAGCTCCTACATGGAGCATGCTTATGTTGTCCCAGTAGCAGAGCATTTTCAGTCAGTTGTGATCCTATAAGAaattacagcaaataaaaactACTGGGATTCAGGggagaacaggaaaaggaaatcatCGCTGTCTATGAATATATCAGGGGAATAAATCCATAGGAGAAACACAAACTGTAAACTGAAGTGTAGTTTTGTCATGAGGTCAAGTACAGCCAAAAATATAACATCAATACAGATTAATTGGAAATGTTACGAAGGttctcagcagagcagaggttgccctgtcccaggtgcgTGTTCTCTAATTCAGAGGTCCGTATTCTCCAATTTATTTTACGTAAGCAttcattaattctgttttttgtaaTAACTTGCTACTAAGTTGTCCAGTACTGACATCAATTTTACTGCTGTGTTGCATCCCAGAACTcaccaaaatgtgtttttagaaGATTGACGTCAGATTGGCCACGTTGCAGTCCTCTGATACTGAGGCAGTTGAAGCAAGAAGTTGGATACTAGAGTTAGTGGCACTGTTGCTTCGAGTTATTTTACAACTGTTGGGTGAATGCTTCCTGGTTTGGCCATTTGTTAGTTCACCTTGTCTCGCTGTCTTGTAGGCACAGGACCTATGGGCACATCCTTTAATGagttttctgtgaaaagtaGTTTTGGCATGCGAATTTTTCCAGTTACTCCACCTACCAGATGGCtccaaaaaaattacattttctgtttctgtcaagACATTGTCACCTCTAAATGCTTGTtaagcttttcatttcctttttctttgtatggGAAGGAAGACTTGACATTAGACTGAAGTTCTTCATGGAATTTGTAAgcctttcagttttcttcacttGGACACAACTTCCTTATTTTTGCATAGGCCCCCTTTTTGAAGTCGAATGCAGCTGTGGTAGCTTTACTTCGGCCATTGTCGACCCTGTAGGATGTTGAAGATGAGTACATTATGGTCACTGTCACAGACCTTCCACTGTGAGGTTTTGGTCCATGTCCATGTCTTATTGCTGCTCGAGACTATGTCAGGAGCCCTGCACAGTTGGTTCATGGTACTGCCTTTGGCAACATGTGAAACTGTAGTCTCTGCCCTGTATGACACTTGCCCAGACTATCTGAGGGTAGTTGGAGTCTACTGTGGCTATGCACTATAGTCTCTCTGATCTCCCATACTGCTCTTTTGGCCAGACAATCAATTGTATGGGTCTAACACTGTATTATCATGCTTCAGGTCTAGTCACTTAGAGGAATCCTGCTGATAAATTTAGATTATTAATCTGATTCACCTCCAAGTTTCCTGTTAAATGCAGTGCTTCTTCTCCACCAGCACAGTCCAGtctattttccagatttttttgtaGCCTTATGTGCAAGTGCCTAGCTGATTTGCAACAGTGTTAATCTAAAGTCAATGagttatttgctttcattttagtaGAAGAAAATCCAGATAATGACATTGTGACCCCCTTCTGCAGaatcatttctgtgtttgctcaTATTCAGTGTGCTCAGAGCACAAACCAAGCCTACATCCCATATATTTGAGCATCCAAGCTCAAAGCTCTCAAAATTATCTTTGCTTCTTAGAACATGGACAGTGCAGTTAAGTTTCCAGTACACAAAGTGATTGCGAAAAACATaggctgttttcatttcagtgaaaaattttcgtttaaaatttctgcttgcttgttaacatgtttttctgttgtctaTATGTTCTTTGATCCATTGTATTACTGTAGGGTATTTTATTCCACGCATAGAAACACCTCTTTTGT
This window harbors:
- the POFUT2 gene encoding GDP-fucose protein O-fucosyltransferase 2; amino-acid sequence: MAVHDHGLLLLLLLGLAALAHPPPVAAQPPPAALRAGHTVTSLPAAAAAPRTRYLLYDVNPPEGFNLRRDVYIRIASLLKTLLKSENWVLVLPPWGRLYHWQSPDILQVRIPWSEFFDIPSLNRNIPVIEYEQFLAESGGPFIEQIYVLQSYAEGWKEGTWEEKIDERPCIDQLMYSKDKYEYYRGWFWGYEETRGLNVSCLSVQGSASIVAPILLKNTSAQSVMLDRAENLLHDHYGGKDYWNTRRSMVFAKHLRVVGDEFRNKYLQSTDKADRTHYNEDWTQMKVKMGTALGGPYLGVHLRRKDFIWGHREDVPSLQGAVKKIRSLLEAYKLEKVFIATDAVEEEIELLKKLLPEMVRFEPSWKELELYKDGGMAVIDQWICAHARYFIGTSVSTFSFRIHEEREILGFDPKTTYNRFCGEKEKNCEQPTHWKIVY